GTGCATGATATACAGGTGCAGAAACGCGATAAAGACCTTGTGGTGGCTACACATGGAAGGTCATTCTGGATCCTGGATGATCTTTCACCGCTTTACCAGTTGAATGATGAAGTGAAACAAAAAACTGCAATGCTCCTTAAGCCGCGCGATACGTACAAAGTGGGAGGCGGAAGCTACTATGCCGCCGATATGCAAACCGGTGAAAACGCGCCGACCGGCGTGATGATACATTATTATCTTAAGAATAAACCTTCGAAGGAATTGAAGTTGCAGTTTACCACTGCGGCAGGCGACAGTATCATTACCTATTCGAGCACCAAAGACAAATCAGGTGAACCTATCAGGATATCGAAGGAATTTTTTCCTGATAAGAAAATCAAGCGTCCCGGTGTATTACCGGTTGACTCCGGTATGAACCTGTTTACCTGGGATATGCGCTATCCTGATGCCACCAAAGTGGAAGGAACGAATGTGATGTGGGCGGGCAGTGTGATCGGACCAATGGCAATTCCGGGAAACTATACAGTGAAGATGCTTATCGGTGATTCCATGGTGAGTGAACAGGCATTTTCGATCATCAAAGATCCAAGGCTTACCATCACCGATGCCGAATATGAAGAACAACTCGCCTTGCTGCTGAAGATCAATAAAAAGCTTTCAGTTACGCATGAATCCATCAATAAAATAAACGGGGCAATCAAGAGTATCAACTCCTACACAGAAAGTGTCAAGGATACCGCACTGGCGGCAAAGTTCAAAAAGTATACTGCACCGTTGGTGGATTCACTGACAGCCATCAAAGGCCAGTTGTATCAATACAAAGCAAGCGCTCCGCAGGACATTCTTGCCAACCCGCTGATGTTAAATGATAAACTCGCCGGCATCGCATCCGGTGTGGCGGCGGCCGACGTAAGGCCTACAAAATCTTCGGTAGAAGCATTTCAGGATATCTCGCGGCGTATTGATGTTCAGCTTGACAAGATGAATTCAGTCTTTAATGAAAAAATTCCGGCATTCAACAAGATGGTGGAAGATGCTAAAATTCCTGCCGTGCTGATTAAGATGCCAGACTGAATATGCAGCCATGCTAACGCAATGGCTATATGCTATTTTGCCACTATTTCGCCTGAATAGGAGATGGAACTGCGGCTGATGCTTGTTACATAAACAGAGGCACTTCCGCCCTCAAAAATGGTCATCCTGAATTCAGGGTTCTCCTGCTGATCTTTCGTTTTGATGCGTACGTCCCATCCGCCTTTCTTCCTGTTGCTTATTTCGTATTCAATAGCTGCCGATGTAAACATATAACCATCACCGGAAGATGTGCTTGGAATGTGTGAGGTTCCGAAATAAGGCAGGTTACTGATCAATGAATCGCCGGCAACCGTAACCGAATAACCGGGCGATAACTGTTTCATTCTTCCACCTGAAGGTGTTACCGATCGCATCGTACAGGTATAATGCCGGCTTTCAATTAGTTTACGCACTGCTTCCGTGTTAGCAGCATTTTTTTCCTTTTTCGCCGGCTGAGCGCTTGTATCTGTAGCAAGAAAAAGAGCCAGCAGGCAAACGATCAATGATTTGATTTTTAGACCGTCTTTCTTTTGGATGAGGCGCTTCATATGTTTGAAAGTTTTTTATTCAATTTTGATTTTCAAAAATAGCGTTCACTTCTTTTTCATGCAACAATTTTATGAAACGCGGATGAAAATCCCGATTGTTACATTTGTCTATACTGGTTGCATCCTGCTTCACGTAGTTTTTTTTTGATGAAGAATCCGTGCAACCGGCAGGATATGCAATTTCAATAATTACTTTTTTTCAGTCTGACCTGGTCATAAAATTATTTCAATAATGAGAGTCGCAATTACCGGCGCATCCGGGCACATCGGCAATGTGCTGATGCATGATTTGCTGGAACAAGGGTATGAAGTAACAGCCTTGCAACACAATCACAATATCCTGCATGATCATTTGCCGTTAAGAATAGTGACTGGTGATGTGCTTGACCGGGCATCGGTTGATCAATTGATGGCGGGAGCAGATGCTGTCATCCACACAGCGGCTGTTATTTCTATCAGCGGTGATAAAGACGGAAGGATGCGGAGGGTAAATGTAGATGGCGTTGGGCTGATGCTGGAAGCTGCACTTCACCACCGGGTTAAGAAATTTGTGCAGGTAAGTTCCATTCATGCTTTTCAGCAGCGTCCTTCAGACAAGGTATTGAATGAATCGCGCACGCTTACTTCGGCGCAGTCGCCTGCTTATGATCAGTCGAAGCGCGACGGGCAGTTGCTTGCACTTGCCTTTGCTGAGAAGGGATTAAATGTTACTGTTGTAAATCCGACGAGTGTAGTAGGACCTCCTGATATCCGGCCATCGCTAATGGGGAAAGCAATCATCGATTTATGCAACGGCAAAGTACCTGCCCTGATTCCGGGAGGGTTCGACTTTGTGGATGTGCGCGATGTTGTAAAAGGAATTACCGGTGCGTTGCAAAAGGGCAGGAGGGGCGAGTGTTATTTATTGTCGGGGAAATGGCATTCCATAGTGGAGATAACCGGAATGCTGGGTGAAATTTCCGGACGCAGCATTCATCCGCCTCTGATTCCTGCCTGGCTGGCAAGAACAGGCCTGCCGTTCATGAAGGTTGCCTCGTTCCTGTCTGGCAAACCTCCCTTGTATACCAGTGAATCCATTGATGCGCTTAGCGAAGGGAACAGGCAGATTGATGCTGCT
Above is a genomic segment from Chitinophagales bacterium containing:
- a CDS encoding DUF4251 domain-containing protein; translated protein: MKRLIQKKDGLKIKSLIVCLLALFLATDTSAQPAKKEKNAANTEAVRKLIESRHYTCTMRSVTPSGGRMKQLSPGYSVTVAGDSLISNLPYFGTSHIPSTSSGDGYMFTSAAIEYEISNRKKGGWDVRIKTKDQQENPEFRMTIFEGGSASVYVTSISRSSISYSGEIVAK
- a CDS encoding NAD-dependent epimerase/dehydratase family protein; its protein translation is MRVAITGASGHIGNVLMHDLLEQGYEVTALQHNHNILHDHLPLRIVTGDVLDRASVDQLMAGADAVIHTAAVISISGDKDGRMRRVNVDGVGLMLEAALHHRVKKFVQVSSIHAFQQRPSDKVLNESRTLTSAQSPAYDQSKRDGQLLALAFAEKGLNVTVVNPTSVVGPPDIRPSLMGKAIIDLCNGKVPALIPGGFDFVDVRDVVKGITGALQKGRRGECYLLSGKWHSIVEITGMLGEISGRSIHPPLIPAWLARTGLPFMKVASFLSGKPPLYTSESIDALSEGNRQIDAAKAKTELGFMPRPLFVTLQDLYKWFIDHDCIKK